In Rhodospirillum rubrum ATCC 11170, a genomic segment contains:
- a CDS encoding globin-coupled sensor protein gives MPNPTLSLLKADARLTEDLNEIHPLMVSMIDDLLGEFYDTVSRTPELYAMFGSAQSVERARLAQRRHWVEVLFKGDWKAHASQAQRIGKAHVDRGITPSIYFAAYSHVLCGLTGRMAQAKGLRSEALARGLRAAIRAVYIDMLAVLDVYFAEERDRASIKITGHANSFQDTVLTLTGEVAEAGTTLDQTAGAMARDAETLEARLHDLEQNATETAMAMNTVAGATEEISASMGEIARQNSLAAEIASEASERTGALAGVVAKLTEAAKGISDATRFIDTISRQTHLLALNATIEAARAGEAGRGFAVVAGEVKTLAQQTAGGTAQVEEKVANIQKTVAEAALSIGEIIGTVQKLDLVTEQVAAAVTEQQAAQGEIMRNIGQVATSVDAISQATADVRALSRTSSASVGLMSRATTSLVERIGSLRANAGCFLSAVLAAAK, from the coding sequence ATGCCGAATCCGACCCTGTCCCTCCTCAAGGCCGACGCCCGGTTGACCGAGGATCTAAACGAGATCCACCCCTTGATGGTCTCGATGATCGATGACCTTCTGGGCGAATTTTATGACACCGTCTCGCGCACCCCCGAGCTTTACGCGATGTTCGGCTCCGCCCAATCCGTCGAACGCGCCCGTCTGGCCCAACGCCGCCATTGGGTCGAGGTGCTGTTCAAGGGCGACTGGAAAGCCCATGCCTCGCAGGCCCAGCGCATCGGCAAGGCCCACGTCGATCGCGGCATCACCCCGTCGATCTATTTCGCCGCCTATTCCCATGTGCTCTGCGGCCTGACCGGGCGCATGGCCCAGGCCAAGGGGCTGCGCTCCGAGGCTCTGGCCCGGGGATTGCGGGCGGCGATCCGCGCCGTCTACATCGACATGCTGGCCGTCCTCGACGTGTATTTCGCCGAAGAGCGCGACCGCGCCAGCATCAAGATCACCGGCCATGCCAATTCGTTCCAGGACACGGTTCTGACCCTGACCGGCGAGGTCGCCGAGGCCGGGACCACCCTTGATCAGACCGCCGGCGCCATGGCCAGGGATGCCGAAACCCTGGAAGCCCGCCTGCACGATCTGGAGCAGAACGCCACGGAAACCGCGATGGCGATGAACACCGTGGCCGGCGCCACCGAGGAAATCTCGGCATCGATGGGCGAAATCGCCCGCCAGAACAGTCTGGCCGCCGAGATCGCCAGCGAGGCCAGCGAGCGCACCGGCGCCCTGGCTGGCGTCGTCGCCAAGCTGACCGAGGCGGCCAAGGGCATCTCGGACGCCACCCGCTTCATCGACACCATCTCGCGCCAAACCCATCTGCTGGCGCTGAACGCCACCATCGAGGCCGCCCGCGCCGGGGAAGCCGGTCGGGGCTTCGCCGTGGTCGCCGGCGAGGTCAAGACCCTGGCCCAGCAGACCGCCGGCGGTACCGCCCAGGTCGAGGAAAAGGTCGCCAATATCCAAAAAACCGTCGCCGAGGCGGCGCTTTCGATCGGCGAGATCATCGGCACCGTCCAAAAACTTGATCTGGTGACCGAACAGGTCGCCGCCGCCGTGACCGAACAGCAGGCCGCCCAGGGCGAAATCATGCGCAACATCGGTCAGGTCGCCACCAGTGTCGATGCCATCTCCCAGGCCACCGCCGATGTCCGCGCCCTGTCGCGCACCAGTTCGGCCTCGGTCGGGCTGATGAGCCGGGCCACGACAAGTCTGGTCGAACGGATCGGCAGTTTGCGTGCCAATGCCGGATGTTTCCTCTCGGCCGTCCTCGCCGCGGCCAAATAG